The stretch of DNA CAACGCAACATACCGCGCGCTGGACAAGAAAGGCATCACCTACCAGAGCGTCGACATCTCACAGGATGCGGATGCCCTCGAGCGCCTGAAGTCCCTGGGCTACCTGCAGGCCCCGGTCGTCGTCACGGACCAGGACCACTGGTCCGGTTTCCGCCCGGACAAGATCGAAGAACTGGCGCAGGCATTCGCCGTCGCCTGAAACGTTGCGGACGCCGCTACCGGGCGGGAATTCAAGGTAGATGAGGTGAGTCCCATGGTTGCCCTTACAACTGAAGATCGGGTGGCTGCCAAGGCTGACGGCGGGGAAGCGGTCAGCACGGCGGCTCCCAAGGTGACGCGGAGCCACCTTGTCTATTTTTCCTCCACCTCCGAAAACACCCGGCGCTTCGTTGCGAAGCTGGGCATCGACGCTGCACGGATTCCGC from Arthrobacter sp. PAMC25564 encodes:
- the nrdH gene encoding glutaredoxin-like protein NrdH; amino-acid sequence: MTVTVYTKPACVQCNATYRALDKKGITYQSVDISQDADALERLKSLGYLQAPVVVTDQDHWSGFRPDKIEELAQAFAVA